A single window of Ornithorhynchus anatinus isolate Pmale09 chromosome 3, mOrnAna1.pri.v4, whole genome shotgun sequence DNA harbors:
- the FAM111A gene encoding LOW QUALITY PROTEIN: serine protease FAM111A (The sequence of the model RefSeq protein was modified relative to this genomic sequence to represent the inferred CDS: inserted 2 bases in 1 codon) translates to MRARAVPAIELFRIWATPGPRKAVHLKKIPKKQRFTISLKVGSRKLSLRKHEVESDAEETIYSALTGLQAVKEEVEKRPDMVILVRGVTGIEGSVNLGMPLKCLPKNLLEVTFLQPKESQEMDGQSYRPYDTPTTECILFHIHATGRKQRRIVYRQELDQEGGQLCVYALKGEIIRDALCKDGRLRSHPKERKWKLVENSKLIVENTLLVDQLRDRHFELGLERARVCKAPDPPQTSKGRRPVHLKKAILELYPKVQNESQGISKYLEQELKGEGRKAEEKFNLHKKNLDKAIQNSTEGRVHKLLAKRSSSVGYVSWSNSGNEGFATCFVLRDGYILTCRHVVDGIAGPGVEQDQWAEVISACTVVTFTYEESRMKKEDLLWVEPWFEVSSVDLDYAVLKLKDNERTFPPGLLDRAHGRLPVHLPQAGLQHHRDWLFCGLHHLPNHLMHRWAYSLIEGDRQTKTIAVNIIGHPKGMTKSTDGCTNVPKNHREREIHQRVCTSEDPSFQNCSGDSDQANCLHTFSWRGFSEEVVHNSDVCTYDTTXSSGSPVFDAQGRLVAVHTAGYLHTYRRRVRSIIEIGYSMDSIISDIKKKHPSGWHSEVLRSQDVETLSYNESELKRDRRLADLLEICEALNCASSLPTWRIIRASYLPPAHVQRLGGSDSLRMLLTMDPVLCIERTLSLFLSLSLSLVFF, encoded by the exons atgcgggccagAG CGGTTCCAGCGATCGAACTGTTCAGGATCTGGGCAACACCCGGACCCAGGAAGGCAGTTCATCTGAAAAAAATCCCCAAGAAGCAAAGATTTACCATTAGTTTGAAAGTCGGTTCTCGGAAGTTGAGCCTGAGGAAGCATGAGGTGGAAAGTGATGCTGAGGAGACCATCTATTCTGCCCTGACGGGCCTCCAGGCAGTCaaggaggaggtagagaagcGGCCGGACATGGTTATCCTGGTGCGTGGGGTGACCGGGATCGAAGGCTCTGTTAATTTGGGCATGCCCCTCAAATGCCTGCCTAAAAATCTCTTGGAAGTGACATTTCTCCAACCTAAGGAGAGTCAGGAAATGGACGGCCAGAGCTACCGCCCATATGATACCCCAACCACCGAATGTATCCTATTTCACATTCACGCCACTGGGCGTAAGCAGCGGAGGATTGTTTACCGACAAGAACTTGACCAAGAAGGGGGCCAGTTGTGCGTTTACGCCTTGAAAGGAGAGATCATCAGAGATGCCCTGTGCAAAGACGGCCGACTTCGTTCACATccgaaggagagaaaatggaagttAGTAGAGAATAGCAAGTTAATTGTGGAAAACACGCTTCTGGTCGACCAATTAAGGGACCGGCATTTTGAGCTTGGGTTGGAAAGGGCCAGAGTTTGCAAGGCACCAGATCCTCCACAAACCAGCAAGGGAAGAAGGCCGGTCCACCTGAAAAAGGCCATCTTGGAACTGTATCCCAAGGTGCAGAACGAAAGTCAGGGAATCAGTAAGTACCTTGAGCAGgagctgaagggagaaggaaggaaggccgAAGAGAAATTTAATTTGCATAAGAAGAACTTGGACAAAGCGATCCAGAACTCCACCGAAGGTAGAGTTCATAAGCTTCTTGCTAAGCGTAGTTCTTCCGTGGGGTACGTGTCCTGGAGTAACAGTGGAAACGAGGGCTTTGCCACCTGCTTCGTCTTAAGGGACGGGTACATCCTCACCTGTCGGCATGTGGTCGATGGTATCGCGGGCCCCGGGGTGGAGCAGGATCAGTGGGCAGAGGTAATCAGCGCTTGCACTGTGGTGACCTTCACTTACGAAGAGTCCCGCATGAAGAAAGAGGATCTGCTCTGGGTTGAACCTTGGTTTGAGGTCTCCAGCGTAGACCTTGATTATGCCGTCCTGAAACTGAAGGACAACGAGaggacctttcctcccggcctgctTGACCGTGCACACGGCCGGCTACCTGTACACCTACCGCAGGCGGGTCTGCAGCATCATCGAGATTGGTTATTCTGTGGACTCCATCATCTCCCCAACCACTTAATG caccgatgggcttacagtctaatcgagggagacagacagacaaaaacaatagcagtaaatatcATCGGTCACCCAAAGGGGATGACCAAGTCAACCGACGGATGTACCAACGTCCCTAAAAATCACCGGGAGAGGGAGATACACCAACGGGTCTGCACCAGCGAAGACCCCAGTTTCCAGAACTGCTCTGGTGACTCTGACCAAGCCAATTGCCTCCACACCTTCAGCTGGAGAGGTTTTTCCGAGGAAGTGgttcacaatt CTGACGTGTGCACCTATGATACGAC GTCTTCGGGCTCACCGGTGTTCGATGCCCAAGGGCGGCTGGTTGCCGTGCACACGGCCGGCTACCTGCACACCTACCGCAGGCGGGTCCGCAGCATCATCGAGATTGGTTATTCTATGGACTCCATCATCTCGGATATCAAGAAGAAGCACCCCAGCGGGTGGCACTCTGAGGTTTTAAGATCTCAGGATGTAGAAACGCTGAGCTACAATGAATCGGAATTGAAAAGAGACCGGCGCCTGGCAGATCTCTTAGAGATTTGTGAAGCTTTGAATTGTGCCTCTTCACTGCCAACTTGGAGAATCATCCGAGCATCatacctccccccagcccacgtTCAGAGGCTCGGTGGATCCGATTCTCTCCGGATGCTGTTAACTATGGATCCTGTGTTATGTATAGAgaggactctctctctctttctctctctctctctctctctcgttttcTTTTGA